DNA sequence from the Clostridia bacterium genome:
CCTGACCAAATTGGAACCACACGCTGTGGGGAAGGGCTTCTGGCTTATTAGCCTAGCCCCCGCTTTCAAAAGGTCCTCTAATTCACGGGCGTTAGCAGGACGGATCTGGCCTAGCGGCTGCCCACCAGCGTAATCCGGGTTGAGGTACGGCCCCTCTAAGTGCACCCCCAAGGGATAGGCGCCCGGAGGCAATGTGTCTGACGCTAGTGTGTTCCCGTAGCTCCCCCCGGCAGATTGCCAATTGTGGAACACGCTTTGAAGCTTAGCAGCTGTATCAAGGGCGGTTTCCAGGGTCTTCGGGTCAGAAGCTAGGGTAGTAGCTAGGAAAGCAGTAGTCCCAAAGCGCGCCAGCATCCGGGCTGCCTTCATCCATCCTTCCAACGGGTCAGTAGTAAAGTCGCCGCCTCCGGCCCCATGAACATGCAGGTCGATGAACCCGGGGGCTACCAGGTGACCCCGGGCATCTAAAACCTCAAGGGTATACGATGTGCTAGTATCGCCACCGGCACTTTTACCGGCGCCCGTGATGGGGCTAGACCCTAGGCCCAACACCTGGGCTGGCCCGGACAGGATCAAGCGTTTTTCCAGGTAGGCTAGATCCATCCTGGTTCCTTGTTGGCCCAAGCAGAGCGCTACCAGTTGACCCGGCCTCTGCAGGGCGTTTTTGGCCAGGAAATGGGCTGCCGTACCCCGGGGGCCAACAGCCTGAATCTTGCCCTTCTGGATGATCAATTCCCCATCGTTAATAATCCGACCCGGGGCTATCAAGTCGCCACCCAAAATCACGGTTACAACCGAAGACGGTTCCAACCGCCCCACTTCTTGGCTCACTCTTACCCCACCCTGACCTGGCATAAGCTTGAATTCAGGTGCGAGGCAGCCTCCCGGTCGGCAACCACCGTCACTGCCGGGTGGAGCTGCAATACCGACGCTGGAACCTCCGGCGTAACCGGCCCCTCCAGGGCCCGCGCTAAGGCCAGAGCTTTTTCTGCACCAGAAGCCAGCAAAAGAATCTCTTTCGCCCTCATGATGGTCTTAATCCCCATGGTAATGGACTGACGCGGAACCCTCAAAGGCAAAAAGGGTTGAGAATTGATTTCCACCGTCTCCCGATCCAGATCGACCACCCGGGTACGGGATTCCAACGGGGCCCCGGGCTCGTTGAAACCAATATGCCCGTTGCGCCCAAGGCCCAGGATCTGGAGGTCAATTCCCCCGGCTTTCTCAATCTCCTTCTCATAGTCAGCGGCAACCTGTTCCGCATCTTGGGGATTTAGCTGGCTGGGCAGCAGGTGGATACGCCTGGGGTCAATGTTGGTTTTGCCAAACAAGTGTTCCTGCATGAAATAACGGAAGCTGCGCGGGTCTTGGGGATTCAAGCCAACATACTCATCCAGGTTAAAGGTAGTGACTTCAGCCATGTCCAAAAGCCCTCTACGGTACAGCTCTACCACCTCGCGGTAAAGGCCCACCATGGTGGTTCCGGTTGCTAGTCCCAGCACCAAGTCGGGCTTACGGCGTATGCGATCGGCAACAATGCTTGCCCCCTGACGACTCATATCATCGTAATCCCAGGTTACTATTACCCTCATGACGACCCCTTCCCGATCAAGATTCACCAAAGCTAGCCCTGCCAACAGCTCGCCCACCATCAGCGCCTTTATCATCGATTCAGAAGAAAAATGCAGGTGAAGGGCTGAAAATGTCTGCCAGCCGCCGGCAAGCCATGAAAGCCTGCGCCGCCCGGCACCCGGCCTCAAGACCTCGCACCCTAACCATAGCCTCATAATAGCTTTGATAGGGAATGCCCTGGTGCGGGCGAGGTCCACCACCTACCGCATCAAGGCGGAAAAGTTCGTATTTCTTTAGAGCAGCCAGCCATATATCCACATACCCGGAGACATCAATGTAGACCCCAGGGTTAAAGCCGTTCAGGTCCTCGCAATTCTCGCCGAATAGCACCTCGCCCACCCGCCAGGGCCGGCTACCGCCTGGGTCATATGCGGGATCCGCAGCCAGCTTTACCCCCTTGAGCACCGATTGGTGAGTGGCAACGTGGCGGGGATGCCAGCTGCCCAGCCAGTGAGTGACTATGCCGTCAGGCCTTTCTGTCCGGATGAGATCAGCTATGGTTTTCCCGAGAGTATCGCTCCCCGGCAAAGCTCCCGCCGCAAATCCCAGCCAAATGCAGCCGGCCCCCAGCTCTTGGGCCGCCAACTTCATTTCTTCCTCCAGCT
Encoded proteins:
- a CDS encoding PIG-L family deacetylase, whose product is MWVSEEPAVRLENNWFLEGAVATDKRHLMVIGAHAMDAECMAGAVAARYASQGHRVTMVHLTRGERGHPSKPPEVFAAQLEEEMKLAAQELGAGCIWLGFAAGALPGSDTLGKTIADLIRTERPDGIVTHWLGSWHPRHVATHQSVLKGVKLAADPAYDPGGSRPWRVGEVLFGENCEDLNGFNPGVYIDVSGYVDIWLAALKKYELFRLDAVGGGPRPHQGIPYQSYYEAMVRVRGLEAGCRAAQAFMACRRLADIFSPSPAFFF
- the nagB gene encoding glucosamine-6-phosphate deaminase, whose amino-acid sequence is MRVIVTWDYDDMSRQGASIVADRIRRKPDLVLGLATGTTMVGLYREVVELYRRGLLDMAEVTTFNLDEYVGLNPQDPRSFRYFMQEHLFGKTNIDPRRIHLLPSQLNPQDAEQVAADYEKEIEKAGGIDLQILGLGRNGHIGFNEPGAPLESRTRVVDLDRETVEINSQPFLPLRVPRQSITMGIKTIMRAKEILLLASGAEKALALARALEGPVTPEVPASVLQLHPAVTVVADREAASHLNSSLCQVRVG
- the nagA gene encoding N-acetylglucosamine-6-phosphate deacetylase produces the protein MSQEVGRLEPSSVVTVILGGDLIAPGRIINDGELIIQKGKIQAVGPRGTAAHFLAKNALQRPGQLVALCLGQQGTRMDLAYLEKRLILSGPAQVLGLGSSPITGAGKSAGGDTSTSYTLEVLDARGHLVAPGFIDLHVHGAGGGDFTTDPLEGWMKAARMLARFGTTAFLATTLASDPKTLETALDTAAKLQSVFHNWQSAGGSYGNTLASDTLPPGAYPLGVHLEGPYLNPDYAGGQPLGQIRPANARELEDLLKAGARLISQKPFPTACGSNLVRMVTLAPEIAGASSLLKVLRDYDVIASTGHTGATYEQFKVAVAKGVAHVTHLFNAMRGFHHREPGTAGAAIDCPEVTLELIADGHHVHPAVIRLLVGALLGERRSALHANQGGTGLDRLVLITDAMSACGLPEGDYDLGGQQVVVKDGIVRLVSPTAPLAGSILTLNQAIRNMMEWTGMSLTQAINLASLNPARRLGIDGAKGSLEPGKDADVVIVEPNFEVRLTMINGLVRYIRDKYSASCT